A window of Narcine bancroftii isolate sNarBan1 chromosome 6, sNarBan1.hap1, whole genome shotgun sequence genomic DNA:
CCAAACATTCATAATTGAGTGAATTGGAGAACAACTATACACATCACCGACAATTCTTTTCAGAAAAGGTGTCAGAACTTAAGTCAGTAAATATGGCTGAATTGAGTACAAATAAGTATTCGCGATATTCAAACCGATTCAGAGCAATGTCCAAATCTGAAAATGTCCTCAACATTGATGTAATTGATTAACGGACGTTTTGTATGCAAAGATGTCTCCTTGATGTCAAGATATGTTTCAGCGCAAGCTTCAGCTCCTCCCTAAATTTTCTCTGAGACAATGTATAGATACACGTGTTGGTGCACGTGCTGAGAAACTGCAGTATCAATGCAGTTTGTTGAAGAATATATGTCGGATTACTGAGATACCTgtctgtgtaaaaataattttgagtTTGCCATTTTGAGTGAAATACGACAGAGGGAATCCACAACAAAATGAAATTGGTGGATAGAGCGAACAACAAAAGCATTGACTTTCTCCTGTTCTCAACCTCTGTATCCTTCTGATTCTCAACGCTTTTCCTGATACAGCGACGCGTTCTATTTGCGACTACAAGCTGACGGACGGTTAACGCGTTGAACAATACGATGGAACTGATTGGCAGTAAAGGTGTTACGATGCTGTTGAAGACCGTGTATATTCTCCAGAAGGACGCTTTCCAATATTCGGCTTTGGGGACGCAGCGCCACGGCACTTGCTTTATGATGACATAAGGTTCCACGACGAAGTAATATGGAACGTACCTCACACAGTTCCATGTTGTCAGAATCACTATCACAACAGTCGCCGTTCTCACCGAGCAATATCGTCCCCGCAGTTTTTGACTACAAATGGAGATATAGCGGTCGAACGTGAACGCCACCGTAAACCACACAGAACAATCTATGGCTGCATAGTTCAGGACAAGCGTCAGTGCACATATTGGAGTGAAGAGCAAACACTGAGAATAAACATAGATGTTATTTATCTGTTCCATTACAACACCGATAACAACAGACATTAAATCAGCCATAGACATTCCCACCAGGTAGCGAGTGATGCATTTGGAAAGACCGCAATTTCCTCGTGAGAGAATGACAATCGTTAAAAAATTAActgtgaagagaaaaaaaagaagtaAGTTCAAACTCGCAAAACCAAATACATTTTGtttaataaacaaacaaacaaatcgaAGTTCCTATATTTCCAACGCTGGGTCCGACAAGGCAGACTGAGAATCGAACCAGGTAACCATGCTAGCAAACAGCGACGTACCCGTGTTCGAGTTGCACGGGTAAGTCAGCAGTTTCCATCGCACATTTGAAGTCCCCGACAGGTTGTGTGCGGCGCATCGCCCCAGACACCGAGACATGGTCATTCCTTGGAGCTCAACTTGCTAACAGGAGCGTTTATAATGGGTATAAAACGTAATCCGGGAGATGAGTGTATCTTCATGAATATCGTGTGTAAGAAgtggaaaaaagttaaaaaaaatatagctaGGAAAAGCTCGTAAAACTGAATTCAAGAAGATTATTCAGATTTATCTTAAATTTGTAGCGACCGTTTTTAATTGCTGAGTTTGGCAGACATTCGACATTAAGGGTTGTCTTACAGTTGATGAAAAATTTTGATTTTTATCGGATCAGACCCAGACATACAAAATTGTTATCAGAAATGCAAGTTTACATTATCACTGTTATATACTGGAATATTGGTACTGATAGATGGAATTGTTGTAATAAACTACGGGGATGAAATGAAGacaaaattctgaaaaaaattgtgcTTAAACAATGAACGAAAGTGCTGGATGAACGCAATAGATCACAGTTTCCATAATCAAATGTTGAATCTTGAACGtacgaaaatttaaaaaaaaaacctctcacgTGAGGCAGAATGCGTGTCGATGTTATGGCGACATTTCTGCAGGACACCCTGGACTCAATGAAATAGCCAGCACCAGAATCTTACCAGGGATAGCAACAGCTGCAAGTACAGGGAAGTAAATGCTCACTATGTCGTAAATCGCTGCATATCCCATTCTCCCACGGAATAAGCGATCGGTTGTATAGGCGCATTGGTGATGTATTAATCAACTCTTATAGAAGAGAACCAAGTCCACTGAGACAGGTTTCGTGACCATCTCCGCCGTCACACACAAAAAACCCCCACTGAAGCATCAATTGTGGAGatctatttttattcattgtgtaATGGACTTCGATTGTCAGAGGAGATAAGTAATTTAATATTATGAATAATATTTTGAAATGGTTGCTTGCGTCGAGAGCATTCATTTCTCGACGAAATGGATAATCATGTTtacataaagataatttaaaacaaagtaggAAGAGCACAGTTTTGTTGAATTTTACAGGGGGTTTCCGTTTAGATGGTGAAATAAGGTCTCCCTTTTGCTGGAAGGGGAAGATTAACGACGCCCACTTGCTATTCAGGTGCATTTAAGCGACACTTATCTTTAATAAAATCAGTTTTTACAAAATTTACTGACATCTAATGGGATTAAACATGATATTAAAGTCGACAGGTCTGAATAAAGGGCATTACGTTCTCGAACATGGATATTGCTTGAGAACCTAATGAAGATAGGTGATTTGCAGCAGCGAAATAGACCTTTTGACCCGAATAATATGCTCTTATCTCaggtaaaacaaaacaaaaaaaaatcagtgttgaTCAGTAATACCGCTGGTTTTGTGCACTGCGTTCATAAATTAAACAATACTTCTATAGTTTTCAGTGGACTATGATTTCAATGAAATGTACACCAGGTCGTTTCCCCTCAGTACAAAGTGTCATCTAAAAACAGACATCTTTACTCTAGTTGCAGCAGATGGTCTTACTCATACCGCACTGCGATCCCGGTGGCcacatttggtgaccccgacgagtccaaatTGGATAGAAACGGTCTCTGCAGCCGTGGCTGCGAAGCCTTCACCGTtttggacagctgagcctgaactctGGTTCCAACAGGGTGAAGCaacattcaacattagcaaagtcGAACTGGTCCccactcgttattaccatctGGTCGGTGCTCTTCCCTTCGCGAAGAGGGACGGGTATTCCTATGAGATATGTGACCAAAATCAAACCCGTGAAGCAGAGTGAAGATTAAATGCAAGCTTTAATTCAAGAATAGAATGCATCTAAGTCTTCTATCTGCGAAAGCCCAGGTCAGAAAGAGGAGCATAAGCTCTGATTGGCTTTATATACCGGGTCGTCAGGTGGTGGCCCCTGTAACCTAGTGATGTAATGTTatatcaccatattcacccccgCCCCCTTAAAGCAATATggccactccccttccctcctcggaAGTTCATGTCCAGGATCTGGCAGGCTTTTTTTTGTCTCTTGGTCCTTCGGGTTACTGGtgcaggggaggtgggggttaTTGGGGGCAGGGTGGTTGAGGGCTCAGGGCTTCTCGTCGGCTGTTGGAGGACTTCACGGATGGGTAAGGGTTGTAGGGGGTGTATCGTTTGGTGATTCGTTTTGGGGTGATAAGATGGTTGGCTGTCCATCTTGCTGGGCAATCGGGGACCGTGGGGTCTGTAATCCTTCCTCATTGTATACGATACCCGCCGGCGCCATGTCCTTGATGGCTACCGAATCTTCCTATCTGTCCATTAATGCGACAACCACATAGTGGGGTTCGCGAGCCTCAGCTCTATTGGCTCCACCAGCGGATCCGTTTTCTGTGGCCTGCAGTGCTTCTCGGCTGCATCGTGTTGTCGCGGCTTTCCTTGAGAGTGAAAATAAGCGGTCATGTGGAGTCGTGTTTGTGGCGGTACACAATAGTGAGTGTATGAAATGTAAAGCCTCCGGTAGCACCATCTTGCCAAGAGTAGGTCTTTTGCCTTGAAGGTCAAGAACACTGTTTTCCAAatagtggcattttccttttccacttacccattacccctggggttgtagctttTAGTGAGGCTTGTggcactcatgaatgcagcactcCTGTTTGTGTGTCTTCAGCTAGGGtacccacacatgctgaaaattGATTGCAGGCACTTTATGACGGTGGCTGTCAACACGTCAAGGCAGGAAATTTCGAAAGGGAAGCTGGTGTATTCATCCATGGTATTAAGGAAATAGATAATTCTGTTGTAGGAGGGTAGCGGGCGTTTAAAGTCGAGACTGAGGCGTTCAAATGTTTGGTGGCTTTTATCAATGTAGCCCTGTGTGGCCGGTAGAAATGCAGTTTGCATTTTGCAGATGAAGCAGCCCTTGTTTACAGTCCTTACCTCCTTCACTGAGAACGGGAAATGGTTGGTCCTTACGAAACGGAATAATCTAGTGACCCCCGGGTGGCCCTGCTCATTGTGCAGCTCTGCAGCTGGGATATGTGATTGAGAACCATGCAGATGGCCCTGTGCAGCTCTGCCCGGGCCAGTAtagaatgttgtaattgtacatcGACAAGTTCCATCCTCCAGCGCAATATTTTGTCATTGTTTATTTTCCCCCAGTTCCAGTTGTTCAACACGAATgcctttgttagaaacagaagtaccttcacagaaatttctcgagacaaaaattgagaacaaagaacatttattatacaacaatgcaaagttgggtgcttccccgtaccctgggaatacacccaacttttatacagttcatttcagtataggaataccctcccccttacattcttctgcctcctggagaggtttggcattaggcaatcctgcctgcctacgtgctgtttctgtgcacttgaaggaccagggggtatcctgtcggtgtctcatcatgtcattatcctcattgtccttattcacaaacctgtctttgttctaatttacaccttcccgaccctcagggctgtgtccccttcatatgtagaactggctaatcgaaggcttactaattacatatgaaaacctgctaattctatctggggctagaagacccttattcttattcagactaactctacttcctacattcttttatctattgtctatccttatctcatttcatacagtgaacttgctgattctgtctaaaggctaggagattcttatcttactcagactgattctgcttcctgcattgtaatatccatgtcttatcctgttcatactggctttattcatttacccatgtatctattttagtttcctcatcttcatatttttatatcagttgtactCATTTCTCACACCTTGGATCGTTGGTCCTGACCAGAGTGAAGCGGTTACAAGTCAGGCAATGTCTCCAAAGCCTCACCACTTCTATGATCGCCTGTGCCCCCTTCTCCATTACAAAGTGTCTCACTTCTAGCCCCTGTAGGGTCCATGCGAAAATGGCTACCTGTCTCCCTCCTGATTCAGTGTGGCAGCTAGTGCGACATCTGAGTCATCTGTCTCCGATTGGAATGGGATCATCTCATCTTATGGCCCGCAAGTTTGCTTTTGCAATCAGGTCCTTGATCTCTGTGAAGGCTTTGAAAGCCACCGGGCCGAGGGGAAATGCTGAGTCTTTTATGAGCGGGCGGGTTCTATAGGCATGTTTGGGAACCACTGTGCATAGTAGGCGAAGAGTCCCTAACATTTCTTTAACGCTTTCTGTGTGTGAGGGACTGGTTGGTCAAAGACTGGGCGCATGCGGGCAATAGTTCCGGCTGATTTCCCCGGTTTGTTCTACGTATCTGAGGATGGCCAATTTCATAGCGCTAAAGACGCACATGTCCTTATTGTATGTTAGATTACATTCCTTAGCTGACTGGAAGAAGCGCTTAAGGTCTGTATCATGGTCGGCTTGAGAGTGGCCGCAAATAGTAACATTGACGAGGTAAGGGaacacctcttgtagatgacaCTCATCTACTATggggtccatctcctgctggaacggTGACACGCCATTCGTGATGCTGAAGGCGAGACGGAAAAACTGGTACAGTCTGCCACCTGCACAGTATATAGGTGGGTGAAGGGTAGTAAAAGAACAAAAGGTATGAGCCAAGGATGTTGATGCGATATTAAGTTAACTGAACGAATGGTTATTTTTACATTATGAATGAGCATTCGTCATCCTTTACAAATTCTGAAAACAGAGAATGGCCGATGAAGAAGACCGCATGGAACGTGGGAACTTCGTATTTCGAACGGCAGCATATGTCCAGCAGGACGAAACATTCCCCTCCTCATTATGCTCTATATTCCTTTCATTCATTTGCTTGCCTAAGAgtatttgaaatgtgtctattgtACCaagtggcaatgcatttcaggaagTAACCTGTGTTAGAAAAAAAAGTACCCCTCACTTCTTCCGAATATTTCCTCCCAGAattatgtcttctggtgtttgctatactCGTCCCGGTAACAAGATGCTGGTTGATTACACAGTGGTACCTCAGCTGAGCGATGCAGAGATAAAGTTATTTGAGGTGCAGGAAAATGCAAGGGAGGTTGAGCGAGCACTTCTGAAAGAAACTGGGTTCTATCCGCGAGAGTATGGTTCATCTTTACTTTGCTGTGCACTTTAAATTCTCATCTCTCTATACTCAGCTCTCTTTATctcgcttgctctctctctctccatctctcccactctctctttctctctctctctctctctctctctctctcactcactctcactttTTCATTCAGTATCGAATGCGGTGACTCCATCTTTTCCTGTCCATTTCGTTATGTTGCCAGCCCATTCTCTCCTCAACAGCCCCATCTCACCTGCCATTTGTCCTCAGCATTTTTGTGTCTTGTTCGTCTCTGTTTTATTATCGGTTTAAATTGTCAATCGTGGCCGACTGTGAACGAAGTTCGTGTTCTGTGCAAACAACGGCAAGTTGACCTCCATCCATAAATTGACGCAATTCACTCAAACGACAATCTTATGGGGAGTTTCGTTTGTGACTGCTGCTTCCCATACCCTTTCCGCAACACAACACTAACGGggtttgttttcttgttcatAGTTTGTGAACGTTCAAGGACTGACACATGAACACGATTGCCGAACAGATTGGCCGAGACGCTAACCTTACAATCATTTTTATTATTACTTTCGAATTTTCCAAAGGCTAATTACCACAATCACCACCCACATCAGACAAAATACGATTTTCGATTGGCATTCAGACCTTAGGCATGCGGGTTATCCGTTCCATCGGAGGCAAATTCATGTAGTGGAGTGTGGCTTCGGGTCCAGAAACTTTTCTCTCACAGGAACCAATTGAAGAAGAAAACTTAAAACGAT
This region includes:
- the LOC138736838 gene encoding probable G-protein coupled receptor 139, translating into MESPHSILNEKVRSSGSAVQNGEGFAATAAETVSIQFGLVGVTKCGHRDRSAQVELQGMTMSRCLGRCAAHNLSGTSNVRWKLLTYPCNSNTVNFLTIVILSRGNCGLSKCITRYLVGMSMADLMSVVIGVVMEQINNIYVYSQCLLFTPICALTLVLNYAAIDCSVWFTVAFTFDRYISICSQKLRGRYCSVRTATVVIVILTTWNCVRYVPYYFVVEPYVIIKQVPWRCVPKAEYWKASFWRIYTVFNSIVTPLLPISSIVLFNALTVRQLVVANRTRRCIRKSVENQKDTEVENRRKSMLLLFALSTNFILLWIPSVVFHSKWQTQNYFYTDRYLSNPTYILQQTALILQFLSTCTNTCIYTLSQRKFREELKLALKHILTSRRHLCIQNVR